acaacaacaagaaatgatattttctagtagtgttgaCCCAAAAACACAAGTGAAGAAACCATCCTACCTGACGTTTTGATTTGACCTAATGGCCTCTCGATTTGACCCTCATATTCCAACATGATTAAAAAGGACAAGTTGGAAACTGTACTACTTAACATTCTGGTTTGACCTATTGGCATCTCGATCTAACCCACACAATcaaacttgataaaaaaaaaaacaagttaagaAACCATGTCCCCCGCATTTTGATTTGACTTACTTGCATCTTGTTCTAATCATTGCATTCCAACTTGGTAAAAAAAGACAAGTTTAGAAACCATTCTACTCGATCATCAAGGACTACATTTCCCATAATTTTCGCTAACATTCTTCAAGCTTCTATATCTAAACATGTTTGTTTGTCATtgttttttcactttctttttattatctttCCCTTGTGATATAACTTTTGTTCTTCCTATGTTCTGACAAAACTTTACCTCtaattagttttttcttttgcagTACATATTGTggagaataatttatttacgaaTAAATACCCATAAATAATGTAGTGGTAACATTCTTCCAACAAAAGCCATCAAAAGTgacatcttattttattttatttatgaattagtGTTGAAGATTACAGAAATTATGttctatttttgtttcctcTGTATCGCAATAGTGACTACAAGGCAAAATTTCTCTATTGTTTATGTTctctttttgtttaatattttcagAATACCTGTTCTCATCTAGTAGCATGGCACTCAGAGAGCAAACCAAGGAGGGTGTCCAGAATGTTAGACCTGTACGtattgtcttttaaaaaaaagtttatttggcATATTAAAGTAAAGTTTTTTGGTctctcaaaatattttgaaaaacttaatttgagtcttcataaaaaattattatgtttgttaatTCTTACATTTATCCAGAAATATGTACTTTTTGTCTAGGACTAAAACCACATCACTCTTAGAAATGAAAAGACTAAAAGCGTATCAGTTTGAGATATTCTTCTTTCACCTTCAAGGAGTTAAAATTCTTAGAGAATTTTCCGGTCCATCTATTTTGggctcattatttatttatttatttattacataacTTATGTGTTCAGGagtctaaaagtatcctatccCCGCTTATCCCACAGACAAAAACGGATGAGGAGCATGTTCCTTCCCCCAATGACTCTCTTCCAATGAATGTCTATCATAATGTTATGGCACAATTTCAATCATGCCCATCACGAAGCTTGCAAGTGCTTCCTTATGATAGTAGTAGTAGAAGTAGTCACCAACAATTTCCAAGGTACCTTCCGTTCCAAATGACTCGAATCAATCCACAAGGCATACCTCCAGCAATGATGCCTCAGTATAATAAAGGACATTTATGGCCTCACCCACCAACTCTCACAGATTTCCCAAAATTCGTGCATGCTTGGGAGGTAAACTAACTTGtcttattatttgattaatgaGCGACATAATATATGCTATGGTaatttcctttcaaaagaaattaaaaattatttatttgatcctTACATTCCCTAGACATaaaaaattctcttttagttcttGTTTAAAACACTTTTTGATCCCTCTTAGTTCCTGAGGTTACCAAGTGACAAggactaaaagataaagtttgtgtAATAATAAGAACCAAAAAAGATCAGAAGTGCttatataagaactaaaagagATGATTTTTAAGTGCAGTTAAAATGTGTAATTTTCCATTCCTAAAACTTAATTGGATGGCATGTATATCCTTGTCCTTTATATGTACTTTTTTATTGGTAGTTTCATTTATATGCAATAATTTAACTACATACATACATGCCAATTTACTTGTTACCAAAATACAAAATTGCTCCCCAGTTCCTAGACTGAAGCCTATATGAAATTACCTATAACAAACGAGGTTTAATGATATGATACCAAAAGCAGATAACATAGcaccaaaaacagagaaaataacaacaacaattagGGAACCAAGGGTGCAAAAAGGAGAAAAGCCCTAGAGGAGAATTGCAAGACCATCATACCTTAGAGACTACGTTTAAGGTGAAGGGCATAATGGGCAGCGCAGTATCAATGCAATCTTGCTTGGTTGAGGCTTGTCTCCCTTGAATAGACAAGCATAACAAATTCTGTTACTTTTGTAATATTCCTATGGACAAATTAGCACAATTCTGTTAACAGGAATGCTATAAATATCAATGTAAATAACAAGCAAGGTGTGGAAATAATATTGCCCTTTTACCTCtaactctcttcttcttccttgctCTTCTAGAGGTCCTGGCCCTCGAAGCCAGTCTTTAAGCCTGTGCCTATCAACTTTGGTGCCTTCATTGACATGCCGGATTCAAGCACGACGTCGAGGTCTTTTGACAAGCTCAAAGATGCCCTCATTTGCCTCACTCATCAACAACTTTCCCTGGGTGACTCAATGAACTCCATGACTACCAAAATTGATGAACTCCTCCATTGAATCTCTCTGTTGCTTTCACCTGCTCCCTTAGCCACACCCTCCCCCTCCACCTACAACTACGTCAAcacataaaatgaaattagatgTGCCCTGATTTGATGGCATAGACCCGCTTGGTTGGATCTTCAAGATCAACCAGCTTTTCGAATACCATGGCACACCCGCACACGAGCGTTTAACCATTGCATCATTCTATATCGAGGGTCGAGCCCTTGCATGGTTCTAATGGATGACCAACAATGACCAATTTACCTCCTGGCCAGTTTTTCTACAAGCCTTACAGACTCATTTTGCACTGTCTCAATATGACGACCCAATCGATGCTCTATTCAAGTTAACTTAGAAAGGGTCTGTCAGGACTTACCTGTCGGAGTTCGAGGACTTGGCAAACCGCATCATCGGCCTGCCGCCGCCCTTTCTTCTTGTTTGCTTCATCTTCAGGTTGACGCTGGACATTCATTGCAAAGTGCAGGCACTCCAACCCTTGACCCTAGTCCAAGCAATAGGCCTCGCGCGACTCCAGGAGGAGAAATTTCTAGACCATCGTCAGGCGGTTCGGCCTCGGGCTTCCTTCTCGATGAACCCCACCCCTTTCCGCGTGCCACCAAGTCCTCTACCACAGCTGGTACCACTTCTTCCTGCCCCCATTCGACCACCACCACTGGCCCTGAAGCGATTAACTTCGAACGAGATAGCCTCACGCCGTGAGCGCGGGTTATGCTTTACGTGCGATGAGAAGTACCATAGAGGTCACTGTTGTGCCTCTAGGGTTTTTCTCTTAATCACTGAAGAGGATGAACCCCCTGCATCTAATATAGACCTACTCGACCTGCTTCCCGACCTGACCCGTACCCGGCCCAAATCAGTCTTAATTCTCTGGCGGGTCATGTAGCACCGAAAACACTCCGTTTGGTTAGCATGATCTCCGACCACCAGGTGGTCCTTCTGGTGGACGGCGAAAGTACTCACAACTTTATCCAGGAGCAGCTTGTTACACAATTGGGGTTGTCGTGTCAGGATACGACCCCATTATGAGTAATGGTGGGCAATGGCCAACACCTGGAGTGTAACTGCCTTTGTGCAAACATCACAGTCGAAATTCAGACCTCAAAATTCACAATGGATCTTTATGTGCTACCAGTTTCGGGTGCCAACGTAGTTTTCGGAGTTCAATGGCCAAATCATTGGGCCCTGTCCTCACAGATTATAACACCTTGCGCATGCAATTCTTCCATGAGGGCCGACTAGTTGAATTAAAGAGAGACAATGATGCCAATTTAAGATTGCTCACACCCCCGCAATTTCGTCGTTTATGTCACTGACAAGGGGATGGGTGTTGCTTTCACATTGCGATGCTTTATAACGACAATCCTTCATTGGAAACTCTAGATTTTCCTCATGAAATTCAAACTCTACTCATCAAGTTTGATGTCCTGTTTCAACCTCCTCAGACATTACCGCCTACCAAAGCCACATACCACCATATTCACCTGCTTCCTCAGTCTGTGCCAGTCAATGTGTGCCCGTATCGATATCTCCACTTTCAAAAGCATGATATTGAGCTCCAAGTCGAGATGATGCTTTAAAAAGGCTTGATTCAACCTAGCACAAGCCCCTTTTCTTTGCCAGTACTGTTAGTAAGGAAACAGGATGGCTCCTGGCGATTTTGCATTGATTATCGGACTTTGAATGTTGTGACGGTCAAGGATAGGTTTCCCATTCCCACCATCGATGAGCTAGGAGGTGCCCGTTGCTTCTTGAAGCTAGACCTGTTGCAGGGATACCATCAAATCCGCATCCACTCTGCCGATGTTCCCAAAACAGACTTTTGAACACACCATGGCCATTATAAGTTCAAAGTAATGTCATTTGGGTTGTGTAATGCATCATCATCATTCCAGGCCACCATGAACATGCTCTTCAGACCTTACCTCCAACAAttcatcatcattttcttcGATGACATTCTCATTTATAGTGGGTCAATCGAGGAACATCTACGTCATTTAGAGACCACATTTCAGGTATTGCTCGAAAATCAATTTGTTTTGAAGTTGTCTAAGTGCTTCTTTGCTCAGTCTCAGGTGGAGTACCTTGGGAACCTCGTCTCGCACAAGGGGGTAGAACCAGTGGCTTCAAAGGTGGCGGCCATTCAACAATGGCTAGTCCCTTGATCTACTAAAGCTTTGAGAAGCTTTTTGGGCCTTGCAGGATTTTATCGCAGGTTCATCAAAAGTTATGCGACAATTGCAACCCCTTTAGTCCAGGCGACCACAGTGGACCCCTTCCAATGGATGGCTCAAGCTCAAACAGCCTTCGATCATCTAAAGGAAGCTTTATCAACAACTTCGGTCTTGGCCCTATCTGACTTCGAGAGACCATTCACCATAAAAACTGATACATCTGATGTAGGGATGGGCACGGTCATATCTTAGCAAGGCCACCCCATAGCTTTCTTCAGCAAACCCTTCAGCCCCAAGCTTCTAAGTGCCTCAACATACGTGTGTGAGCTGTGTGCGGTTACGTCGGTGGTAAAGAAATGGTGCCAATACCTGCTTGGTCACCATTTCACGATTATTACCGACCACCATAGCCTCAAAGAATTGTTGAGCCAGACAATCCAAACACTGAAACAACACATGTACTTGGTACGATTGATGGGCtacaattataatattaagTACCGTTCCAGCGTGCACAATCAAGCTGTTGATGCCTTGTCGAGATTGCCCAAGCAGAACTCCTCCATGACCATGATCCTCTCGGTTCCATGCTTAACCTTTTTGGAGGAATTACGTCACCAACTTGATAACCATTCTGGATACATACACCAATGCCGAGCCATTTTGGAATCTCTGGCTACCCATCCAGAGTTCTCAATTTCCTTGAACCTTGTTCTCCACAAAGGTCGCATTTGGTTACCTCGTGAATTGCCAATGATCTCCACCTTGCTCACTGAATATCACACCACCCCAACTGGAGGGCATACTGGGGTTGCCAAGACGATAACTCGTCTATCGGAGAATTTTTATTGGTTAGGGCTCAGAGAAGATGTAACACAGTTTGTAGCCAACTGGGTGGAGTGCCAACTTACAAAGTACGAAACCAAGAAGCTTGCTGGATTGCTATGCCATTTGCCGGTTCCATATTGCCTATGGGAGAATCTTTCGTTGGATTTCATTGTAGGGCTCCCGTCGTACCATGGTAGCATGGTTATCCTCGTCGTAGTTGATTGCTTTTCTAAGGGAATTCATCTGGGAATGTTACCCCCGCTCATAGTGCTCTCATGGTGGCTTCGTTGTTCATGAATATAGTGGTGAAAATCCATGGCCTTCCTCAGAGCTTGGTTTCTGATCGAGACCCCCTGTTCGTTAGTCGTTTTTGGTAGGAACCTTTTCGATTAAGTGGCACTCTGCTGCGGATGAGCTCAGCGTATCACCCATAGAGTGATGGCCAAATAGAGGTCCTGAATTGTGTAATTAAGCAATACTTGCGTGCCTTTTTCCATTGTCGGTCGGGAATGTGGGGGAAGCTTCTTCCTTGGGTTGAATGGTCACACAACTCATCTTGGACTATGGGCACAAGAACAACTCCGTACTAGATAAACTTCGGTCGCAAACCCTTCAACTTTTCAGAATACATTGTTAGGTCTtccaaaattgatgttgtgGAAGAAATGCTATGTAACATGGAAGAGACTTTTCAAACTATACACAAGAAGCTTGTGAAGGCTCAAGAGACCATGAAGAACTATGCAGATTTCGAACGCATAGAGGTAGTTTATCAACCTGGTGATTGGGTCTTACTTAAACTATGGCCCCATCGACAAACAACTACCAAAGGACCTCAAGCGAGCTCGGGCAAGCTTGCCAAGTGGTTTTATGGACCCTTTCAGGACTTAGAATGCATTGGCAAAGTGGCCTATCACCTGCAATTACCTGAAGAAGCTTGAGTCCACTCTATTTTCCACTGCTCCTTGCTTAAACCATTCAGAGGTTCCCTGGAATAGTCGGAAATGGCTCCATTACCACAACAATTCATCAATTATCAACCCTTAGTTTCTCCTCTGGCTATCCTCAATTATCGTCGGGTACCTGGTACACCTAATGCTCCATGGGAGGTGTTAGTCCAATGGCAGGGTCTGTCTCCAGATGAGACCTCTTGGGAAGATTGGTCCCAACTATGCCAAAattatcaccttgaggacaaggtgatcTTATAAGGGCTGGGGAATGATATGATACCAGAAGCAGATAACATAGCATCGAAAATAGAGAAAACAACAGCAGCAATTAGGGAACCAAGGGtgtaaaaaggagaaaagccCAAGAGGAGAATTGCAAGACCATCATACCTTAGAGACTACGTTTAAGGTGAAGGGCAGAATGGGCAGTGCAATATCAGTGCAATCTTGCTTGGTTGATGCTTGTCTCCCTTGGACAAACAAGCATAACAAATTATGTTACTTTTGTAATATTCCTATGGACAAAttagcacaattttgttatcAGGAGTGCTATAAATATCTATGTAAAAAACAAGCAAGGTGTGGAAATAATATTGCCCTTTTATCTctaattctcttcttcttccttgttCTTTTGGAGGTCCTAGCCCTTGAAGCCAGTCTTTAAGCCTGTGCCTagctatcatttaaatatagttttagtttttcaaaataaaagaaacttttgGTTTTGATCCTCtaattgaaaaattgtttttttagttttccaaATTTgcagattttttttagttcttgaaatTTGCAGAATTTTTATAGTCCTCTAAAGtaaatttgagaaattaaaaagtgattttttttttctatttcctttAGTCCTCCAAATTGGAGTTGAgggatgaaaaataatatttcacaaATTTGAGagagtaaaataatatatttttaattaggggagcAAAGCTAAAAGTGTCCCAAATTTAAAGATTAATGAATGGATATCATttctcaaattttatatattaaatttaatgataGTTTAGTAGTGGAGGAACATGTTATGTGATGATGTGCTCTATAAGCGGTAGATATATTGATTTTGGATTTTGTCGCCTTGCTCTTATTTGTACACTATTTATAACTATGCAATATAGAATTAGGTAAATAGATATAGAGTATGCcgtaagaaatatatatattttttaattaatattaaatttgataatatCAGTTTATATGGTCTATACATATGCCTTTATGGCAAACATATTCTTTTGTTCATGTAGGGAACTTTGGTTGGAAGAACTCACTCATATCGTGATTCCCTTAATCAAGCAAGGGTATGATATACTTAATTTATTGTTAAACAAATCTTTCTTGGCTTAAATATATAATCTGTTAAATTAGTTATATCACAAGGGGATTGTAattctactttttttatttgagcaACCTTCACTGTAACAAATATGAGAATTGACTACAAAATTGTTGAactttctcctctttttttcttGCGAAACAGGCCGTGAGGAGACCCACATCACCTGTCAGGTAAGTGGATTTATTATATGTTTGCACTGaatgtaaaaaatgaaatttataattattataattatggttttatctttttatttataagatagcataacttttcattcattttaagattttatgTACCTAACATCCCATACGGTCATACCCATTCAGCCATTCACACTTACAAGTTCGAATAgaagattaaaatttgaatcattaccttttattttataaaaaaaaagtgaaatattaGAACAATGTAAAGATTCTATTGCGACTCCAATGCAGATTCATTGCAACTATGCTGTGCCCTTTCTTGTGATTGAAATTCACACCGCAATTGTCCCTTAATCCAATTTTGAGCACCAATGCCACAATAATATTGCGACTGCAATTATGGTTGCAGCCTGTAATTTAGAACCCATAGTCAGAATATACATTCCAAGAATTGGAATGTATCTTGCCTATTAGAGTACTCCAGTACCTTAATGAGAGGCTAGGATAGGTGAAGAAATGAGACAATTCACTATATAAGTCTCATTCATGAATGAAATCATGAAACCTTTTCTATATAAAAGGGTCTTGTAAAAATATGAATCATAGATGTTTTTGGGGAGGTTCATATAAGAAAAAGGAAGCTTCTGGCTAGAATATGAGGGATTCAGAAGGAGATGTATGAAGGAAGATCTAATACTTTCTTGCGAAGGCTTGAGAAATCGCTTCAGTGATTAGCTCTTGTTCTTCACCAAGAAGAGTTAACTTGGTTCCAAAAATCTAGATCTCAATGGTTTCTTGAAGGAGACCGGAACACAAGGTACTACCATGATAAAACAGTGAATCGGcgaagaagaaacaagattaGCATTCTCCGTGATAGTGAAGGTCATTGGGTGGATGAGGAGGATTTTATTGAGGAGCTAGTGAATATTGCTTATCAAAACTTATTTGCTGAAGACATGCCTCAAGGTTCGTGGAGGGATACCCCTTATTCCTTTCACTTTATTAAGCCTGAAAATTTCACTATGCTTGCGGCCCCTTTGCAGcataaggaaattaaaatggctTTGTTTAACATGAAACCGTGGAAAGGCCCTGGTCCTGATGGCTTTCCAGCGGGTTTTTTACAGAATGCTTGGTCTATTGTTGGTGGGGATCTTTGTAATTTAATTCAAGAGTGGTGGGATCGACCGGAGGAGATTATGGAAGCTAATGCCAAAAACATTTTTCTGATTCCTAAGGTGGAACAACCAGAATTTGTTAGTCAGTTTCGTCCCATATCTTTGTGTAATGTGGTTTAcaaagttttgacaaaaaactTTGGTGAACCATCTTAAAGCTTTAATTCCTAAGTTGATTTCTCCTCAGCAGACTGGCTTCATCCCTTCAAGGAGCATTCATGACAATATTGTAGTAGCACAAGAAATGATGCATTCCATGAGGCGTATGCAAGGCAAAGTGGGGTACTTCATTATCAAGGTGGACCTCCCAAAGGCCTATGACAGAATGTGTTTGTCTTTTGTGGCGAAGATTCTTAAAGAGGATAAGAGGTTAGGCTTCCGCAAAATATGATGAATGTCATTATGAGTTGTATGTCATCTGTGAAGACTAATATTCTCTGGAATAGGCAGTGATCTAACATGTTTTATCCTCATAGAGATTTAAGGCAGGGTGATCCTCTTTCgccttatcttttttttctttgcatggATAAGTTGTCTCACATCATTTCCAAAGCTGTTGATGATGGGCATTGGAAACCTATGAAGATGGGTAGACAAGGACCCCAAATTTCTCATTTAATGTTTGCAGATGATCTGTTGTTGTGTGCTCATGCGAATCTGGTTCAGATGTAGAATGTTATGGACATTTTACAAGAATTTTGTCCCATGTCGGGCCAATTTGTTAGTGAagagaaaataagaatttatttcTCTCAAAATGTCAATCATCATCACATACGAAGACAACTGAATACTATAAGTGGTTTCTCTGAAGTTAATTCTCTAGGAACCTATTTGGGAATTCCTTTAACAGGTAGACTCCTAAACGTAGGGATTTCCAGTTTCTTCTTGACAAGGTGGCTAATAGATTGTCAGGGTTGAAATCCAAACAACCTTCTATGGCGGGAAGGATTACTCTTGCCAAGTTTGTTGTTCAGTCTTTACTGGTCTACTCTATGATGACTGGTCGTTCCAGTTGGAATTTTGAAAGATATAGAAAGACTTGAGAGAGCTTTTATTTGGGGAGAACAACAAGATAAAAGGAGGGTTCATGCTATTGGGTGGAGTACAATGATTCAGTCTAAGGTGTGTAGAGGAATGGCCATGTGCAACATGAAAGCTATGAATAAAGCTTGTCTTATGAAGCTTGGTTGGCAGCTGAGAAATGAAGGTTCTTGTCTTTGGTGCCCAGTCATGAAAGGTAAGTATATCAGGAATGTCTCTATGGATTCTtctttgattgaaaaaaattatgattctgCCCTTTGGAAGGCTTTGGCTAATCTTTGGCCAGATTTGGAGGAAGGTGAATTCTAGGTTATTGGTTGAGGGGAGACTGTGAATGTTTGGAGGACTAAATGGGTGGATAGAGACATAGAATTGATGAACATGGTTCCGCATGTTCCTGATCAATTCTGAGTTGAAAATCAATCAGTTGCTTAAAGAGGATGGTAGGTGGGATTCTGATTTTATTAGAATGCTTATGCCTGAAGTTATTGCTTGGAGGATATTTTGCTATTATGCCTCCCTGATCTCAAGCTGATTCTGATACACGGTTGTGGCCAAGTGATAGGATGGGCGATTTCACAGTCTCCAGTGCTTATAATAAGATCAATTATATTCCTAATTCACACTCTGATAATATGTGGAAGCAAATCTGGAATATTAAATCTCCTGAGAGAATAAAAGTTTTTATGTGGTTAGTTGCTCATAATAGACTAACTACCAACATGCGTATAGCTAGATGGGATGGAGAGACTCCTTTCTGTCATCATTGTCAAGGTATGGAAGAATTTGTCCTTAGTGTTCTTAGGGATTGCCCTATGGCATCTCAGATTTGGCTCCACTTGATTAATTATTCTCAGAGATTTAATTTCTTCATGGCTGATATGAAATATTGGATTTTCTTGAACTTGACTATGTCTATGGATAGCTTCGGGGGAAGTAATTGGATTAGGTTGTGGGCTCATGTTTGTTACTACCTTTGGTTTTAGAGAAATCAGCAGGTTCACAATGATTCTTTCATTAGACCAGTGAGACCTTGGCAATTTATCTATCATCAATGGCAGCTGTTTAAGGAACCTGAGACTTCATTTTGGAAGGGTACTGCTGTTCCTAAGATTCAAATTGTGGTTACTTGGTTGCCTCCTTCTCAGGGATGGACTAAATTAAATACTGATGGCTCAGTGCAAGGACCTCAGAATGTGACTCTTGTGGGGATTATTAGAGATGAGAAAGGATGTTGGATATCTGGTTTTTCAAAAAAGGTGG
This region of Glycine soja cultivar W05 chromosome 17, ASM419377v2, whole genome shotgun sequence genomic DNA includes:
- the LOC114393248 gene encoding mediator of RNA polymerase II transcription subunit 25-like isoform X1, which produces MALREQTKEGVQNVRPESKSILSPLIPQTKTDEEHVPSPNDSLPMNVYHNVMAQFQSCPSRSLQVLPYDSSSRSSHQQFPRYLPFQMTRINPQGIPPAMMPQYNKGHLWPHPPTLTDFPKFVHAWEGTLVGRTHSYRDSLNQARAVRRPTSPVRLTAEWRPSLDIVIFIPTNAINYTIMTYGGPIDYVLFHITHFDNFNLHNHMRSKNLCAKILLPYQTIILSLTDSKYHFLGAIFHGDMVFVLPA
- the LOC114393248 gene encoding mediator of RNA polymerase II transcription subunit 25-like isoform X2, coding for MALREQTKEGVQNVRPTKTDEEHVPSPNDSLPMNVYHNVMAQFQSCPSRSLQVLPYDSSSRSSHQQFPRYLPFQMTRINPQGIPPAMMPQYNKGHLWPHPPTLTDFPKFVHAWEGTLVGRTHSYRDSLNQARAVRRPTSPVRLTAEWRPSLDIVIFIPTNAINYTIMTYGGPIDYVLFHITHFDNFNLHNHMRSKNLCAKILLPYQTIILSLTDSKYHFLGAIFHGDMVFVLPA